A window from Citrobacter amalonaticus encodes these proteins:
- the agaD gene encoding PTS galactosamine transporter subunit IID: MGSEISKKDITRLGFRSSLLQASFNYERMQAGGFTWAMLPILKKIYKDDKPGLSAAMKDHLEFINTHPNLVGFLMGLLISMEEKGENRDTIKGLKVALFGPIAGIGDAIFWFTLLPIMAGICSSFASQGNLLGPILFFAVYLMIFFLRVGWTHVGYSVGVKAIDKVRENSQMIARSATILGITVIGGLIASYVHINVVTSFAIDSTHNVALQKDFFDKVFPNILPMGYTLLMYYLLRVKKAHPVLLIGVTFVLSIVSSALGIL; encoded by the coding sequence ATGGGATCTGAAATCAGTAAAAAAGACATTACTCGTCTTGGCTTCCGCTCTTCGCTTCTGCAGGCGAGCTTTAACTATGAAAGGATGCAGGCGGGCGGCTTTACCTGGGCGATGCTGCCGATTCTGAAAAAAATCTATAAAGATGATAAGCCGGGCCTGAGTGCGGCCATGAAAGATCATCTGGAATTTATCAATACCCACCCAAACCTCGTCGGTTTTCTGATGGGGCTGCTTATCTCCATGGAAGAGAAAGGAGAAAACCGCGACACCATTAAAGGCCTGAAAGTGGCGCTGTTTGGCCCTATTGCCGGGATTGGTGATGCCATTTTCTGGTTCACTTTGCTGCCGATCATGGCGGGGATCTGCTCCTCTTTCGCCAGCCAGGGCAATTTGCTGGGGCCGATTCTGTTCTTCGCCGTTTATCTGATGATCTTTTTCCTGCGCGTCGGCTGGACTCACGTCGGCTATTCGGTTGGGGTAAAAGCCATTGATAAGGTGAGGGAAAACTCGCAGATGATCGCCCGCTCGGCGACCATCCTCGGGATCACGGTGATTGGCGGTCTGATCGCGTCTTACGTCCATATTAATGTCGTGACCTCTTTTGCCATCGACAGCACGCACAATGTGGCACTACAAAAGGACTTCTTTGATAAGGTCTTCCCGAACATTTTACCCATGGGCTACACGCTGTTGATGTACTACCTGCTGCGGGTGAAAAAAGCACATCCGGTATTGCTAATCGGTGTCACCTTCGTGCTTTCTATCGTCTCTTCCGCACTCGGCATTTTGTAA
- a CDS encoding AgaS family sugar isomerase, translated as MPETYTPAAATTGTWTEEEIRQQPASWIRSLTNIDAIRTTIDNFLAPLLRNDDLRIVLTGAGTSAFIGEIISPWLASHTGQNISAVPTTDLVTNPMDYLNPAHPLLLVSFARSGNSPESVAAVELANQFVPECYHLSITCNEAGSLYQNAVASDNAFALLMPAETHDRGFAMTSSITTMMASCLAVFAPKLINSQTFRDVADRCQTILSSLGDFSHGVFGNENWKRIVYLGSGGLQGAARESALKVLELTAGKLAAFYDSPTGFRHGPKSLVDNETLIVVYISSHPYTRQYDLDLLAELRRDDQAMRVVAIAAESDSIIEAGPHILLPSARHFIDTELAFCYLMYAQVFALTQSIAVGNTPDTPSRSGTVNRVVQGVVIHPWQA; from the coding sequence ATGCCAGAAACCTATACCCCTGCAGCGGCAACCACCGGAACCTGGACTGAAGAAGAGATCCGCCAGCAGCCTGCCAGTTGGATCCGATCGCTGACGAACATTGACGCGATACGTACCACGATCGACAACTTTCTTGCGCCACTACTGCGTAATGACGATCTGCGGATCGTGCTGACCGGGGCAGGTACCTCGGCATTCATTGGCGAGATCATCTCTCCCTGGCTTGCCAGCCACACGGGGCAAAACATCAGCGCCGTTCCGACCACCGATCTGGTCACCAATCCGATGGATTATCTGAATCCGGCGCATCCGCTGCTGCTGGTCTCGTTTGCCCGTTCCGGCAATAGCCCGGAAAGCGTCGCCGCAGTGGAACTGGCAAACCAGTTCGTCCCTGAGTGCTATCACCTTTCGATCACCTGCAATGAAGCGGGCAGCCTGTACCAGAACGCGGTGGCAAGCGATAACGCTTTTGCTCTGCTGATGCCGGCAGAAACACACGATCGCGGTTTTGCGATGACCAGCAGTATTACCACCATGATGGCCAGTTGCCTGGCGGTGTTCGCACCGAAACTCATCAACAGCCAGACCTTCCGCGACGTCGCGGATCGCTGCCAGACGATCCTGTCCTCACTAGGTGATTTCAGCCACGGCGTGTTTGGCAATGAAAACTGGAAACGGATCGTCTACCTCGGCAGCGGCGGATTGCAGGGTGCCGCGCGTGAATCGGCCCTGAAAGTCCTGGAACTGACCGCCGGTAAGCTGGCGGCATTTTACGATTCTCCAACCGGTTTCCGTCATGGACCGAAATCACTGGTGGATAACGAAACGCTGATCGTGGTGTATATCTCCAGCCACCCTTACACCCGGCAGTACGATCTCGATCTGCTGGCAGAGCTGCGTCGCGATGATCAGGCCATGCGCGTTGTTGCCATTGCAGCCGAAAGCGATTCCATTATCGAAGCCGGCCCGCACATTTTGCTGCCGTCTGCGCGTCATTTCATCGATACCGAACTGGCGTTCTGCTACCTGATGTATGCCCAGGTCTTTGCGCTCACCCAGTCCATTGCAGTCGGTAATACGCCGGATACCCCTTCCCGCAGCGGTACGGTCAACCGCGTGGTGCAGGGCGTCGTTATTCACCCGTGGCAGGCTTAA
- a CDS encoding penicillin-binding protein activator, translating to MVPLTFSRLKAARCLPIVLAALIFVGCGTQAPDQSTAHMQGAAQADSGFYLQQMQQSANDSKTNWQLLAIRALLKEGKSQQAIELFNQLPQDLNDSQRREQSLLAVEIKLAQKDFTGAQSLLEKLTPSDFEQTQQARYWQAQIDASQGRPSLSLLRALIAQEPLLSEKDKQKNIDATWQALSSMTPEQAQALVINADENVLQGWLDLQRVWFDNRSDPDMMKAGIADWQKRYPQNPGAKMLPTQLVNVQSFKPASTSKIALLLPLNGQAAVFGRTIQQGFEAAKNLGTQPVDTQPTAQPTPVAATTPADPQPQLTDGVASPSQASVSDLTDEQQADQPAPVSAPQATPAQPATASAAANPSAELKIYDTSAQPLDQILAQVQQDGASIVVGPLLKNNVDELVKSNTPLNVLALNQPESVQSRANICYFALSPEDEARDAARHIHEQGKQSPLLLIPRSALGDRVANAFAQEWQNLGGGTVLQQKFGSTAELRMGVNGGSGIALTGSPVAASTPSQPGVTIGNLTIPAPPTDAQISGNGGRVDAVYILATPNEIAFIKPMIAMRNGSQSGATLYASSRSAQGNAGPDFRLEMDGLQYSEIPMLAGANPSLMQQALGAVHNDYSLARMYAMGVDAWSLANHFSQMRQVQGFEINGNTGALTASQDCVINRKLSWLQYQQGQIVPAS from the coding sequence ATGGTACCCTTAACATTCTCTCGTTTAAAAGCCGCGCGCTGTCTGCCCATCGTTCTGGCAGCCCTGATTTTCGTCGGCTGTGGCACCCAGGCGCCCGATCAGAGCACTGCCCATATGCAGGGCGCAGCGCAAGCTGATTCCGGCTTTTATCTGCAACAGATGCAGCAAAGCGCAAATGATAGCAAGACCAACTGGCAATTACTCGCCATTCGTGCACTGCTGAAAGAAGGCAAAAGCCAGCAGGCTATCGAACTGTTTAATCAGTTGCCGCAGGATCTGAATGATTCCCAGCGCCGGGAACAGTCGCTGTTAGCCGTTGAAATCAAACTGGCACAGAAAGATTTTACCGGCGCGCAGTCGCTGCTGGAAAAGCTCACCCCGTCTGATTTTGAGCAAACTCAACAGGCTCGTTACTGGCAGGCGCAGATTGACGCCAGCCAGGGCCGTCCGTCACTCTCACTGCTGCGCGCCCTGATTGCTCAGGAACCGCTGCTTAGCGAGAAGGATAAGCAGAAAAACATCGACGCCACCTGGCAGGCGCTGTCGTCAATGACGCCGGAGCAGGCCCAGGCTCTGGTGATCAATGCCGATGAAAACGTATTGCAGGGCTGGCTGGATCTGCAACGCGTCTGGTTTGATAACCGCAGCGATCCGGACATGATGAAAGCAGGTATTGCCGACTGGCAAAAACGCTATCCGCAGAATCCAGGCGCAAAAATGCTGCCAACCCAACTGGTTAACGTACAGAGCTTTAAGCCCGCGTCCACCAGCAAAATCGCCCTGTTGCTGCCGCTAAATGGTCAGGCTGCGGTGTTTGGTCGCACCATTCAACAAGGCTTTGAAGCCGCCAAAAATCTCGGTACGCAACCGGTCGATACGCAGCCCACCGCGCAACCGACTCCGGTTGCGGCCACAACGCCAGCAGACCCGCAGCCGCAGCTGACAGATGGCGTCGCCAGCCCTTCTCAGGCGTCAGTGAGTGATTTGACCGACGAACAGCAGGCCGATCAGCCTGCTCCGGTCAGCGCGCCGCAGGCTACGCCAGCGCAGCCAGCCACCGCAAGCGCGGCGGCAAATCCTTCCGCAGAACTGAAAATTTATGATACCAGCGCCCAACCGCTCGATCAGATCCTGGCGCAGGTTCAGCAGGATGGCGCGAGCATCGTGGTCGGTCCGCTGCTGAAAAACAATGTCGACGAACTGGTCAAAAGCAACACCCCGCTGAACGTACTGGCGCTTAACCAGCCGGAATCGGTACAGAGTCGGGCAAACATCTGTTACTTCGCTCTCTCACCGGAAGATGAAGCGCGTGATGCCGCGCGCCATATTCATGAACAGGGTAAACAGTCACCGCTGCTACTTATCCCGCGTAGCGCGCTTGGCGATCGTGTTGCTAACGCCTTTGCCCAGGAGTGGCAAAATCTGGGAGGCGGTACGGTATTGCAGCAGAAATTTGGCTCAACGGCGGAGCTGCGTATGGGCGTTAACGGCGGTTCCGGCATTGCCTTAACCGGTAGCCCCGTTGCCGCGAGCACGCCGTCTCAACCTGGCGTCACTATTGGCAATTTAACCATCCCGGCCCCACCAACGGATGCGCAAATCAGCGGTAACGGAGGTCGCGTGGACGCCGTCTATATTCTGGCAACCCCGAATGAGATAGCCTTCATCAAGCCGATGATCGCCATGCGCAACGGTAGCCAGAGCGGTGCAACGCTGTACGCCAGCTCACGTAGCGCGCAAGGGAATGCCGGCCCAGACTTCCGTCTGGAAATGGATGGCCTGCAGTACAGCGAGATCCCAATGCTGGCAGGCGCGAACCCGTCGCTGATGCAGCAGGCACTCGGTGCCGTGCATAACGACTATTCGCTGGCGCGCATGTATGCAATGGGCGTCGATGCCTGGTCGCTGGCCAACCATTTCTCCCAGATGCGTCAGGTGCAGGGCTTTGAAATTAACGGGAATACCGGCGCGCTGACCGCCAGTCAGGACTGTGTGATTAACAGGAAGTTATCATGGCTCCAGTACCAGCAAGGGCAGATCGTCCCCGCCAGTTAA
- the agaF gene encoding PTS galactosamine/N-acetylgalactosamine transporter subunit IIA, with product MLGIILTGHGGFASGMEKAMKQILGEQSQFIAIDFPETSTTALLTSQLEQAIEQLDGEEDIVFLTDLLGGTPFRVASTLAMLKPGREVITGTNLQLLLEMVLDREGLSSEAFRVQALECGHRGLTSLVDELGRCREEHPIEEGI from the coding sequence ATGTTAGGTATTATTTTGACGGGGCACGGTGGGTTTGCCAGCGGTATGGAAAAAGCGATGAAACAGATCCTCGGCGAGCAGTCGCAGTTTATCGCCATCGACTTTCCGGAAACCTCCACCACTGCGCTGCTCACCTCGCAGCTTGAGCAGGCGATTGAACAACTGGACGGCGAGGAAGATATCGTTTTCCTGACCGACCTGCTTGGCGGCACGCCGTTTCGCGTCGCCTCTACGCTGGCGATGCTGAAACCAGGCCGGGAAGTGATCACTGGCACCAACCTGCAATTGCTGCTGGAGATGGTGCTGGATCGCGAAGGACTCAGCAGCGAAGCATTTCGTGTGCAGGCGCTGGAGTGCGGGCATCGCGGCCTGACCAGCCTGGTCGATGAGCTGGGGCGTTGTCGCGAGGAGCACCCCATCGAGGAAGGAATATGA
- the agaB gene encoding PTS galactosamine transporter subunit IIB, producing MSSPNILLTRIDNRLVHGQVGVTWTSTIGANLLVVVDDDVAQDEIQQKLMSITAETYGFGIRFFSIEKTINVIGKAAPHQKIFLICRTPQTVRKLLEGGITLNDVNVGNMHFSEGKKQISSKVYVNEQDLNDLQFIKKHGVNIFIQDVPGDQKEAIPE from the coding sequence ATGAGCAGTCCAAATATCCTGTTAACGCGTATTGATAACCGACTGGTGCATGGTCAGGTGGGTGTCACCTGGACATCAACGATCGGTGCCAATCTGCTGGTCGTCGTGGATGATGATGTCGCTCAGGATGAGATTCAGCAGAAATTAATGAGCATCACCGCAGAAACCTACGGTTTCGGTATCCGCTTCTTCTCTATAGAAAAAACTATCAATGTCATCGGTAAAGCAGCGCCGCATCAGAAGATCTTCCTGATTTGCCGCACCCCGCAAACAGTCAGAAAGCTGCTCGAAGGCGGTATCACGCTTAACGACGTGAACGTCGGCAATATGCACTTCTCAGAAGGCAAAAAGCAGATCAGCAGTAAAGTTTATGTCAATGAGCAGGACCTTAATGATCTGCAGTTCATTAAGAAACATGGCGTAAACATTTTTATTCAGGATGTCCCTGGCGATCAAAAAGAAGCGATCCCGGAGTAA
- the nagA gene encoding N-acetylglucosamine-6-phosphate deacetylase: MTQVLRARRLLTEQGWLDDHQLRVEEGIITAIEPIAPGITVRDAELLCPAYIDTHVHGGAGGDVMDDEPDALDKLAMHKAREGVASWLPTTVTAPLKTIHRALERIAQRCYSGGPGAQVLGSYLEGPYFTPQNKGAHPPELFRELDLTELDELVAMSRQTLRVVALAPEKPGALQAIHHLRQQGIRVMLGHSAASWAQTQAAFDAGASGLVHCYNGMTGLHHREPGMVGAGLTDPRAWLELIADGHHVHPAAMKLCCCCAKERLVLITDAMQAAGMPDGNYTLCGEKVDMHGGIVRTASGSLAGSTLSVDAAVRNMVELTGIAPEEAIHMASLHPAQLLGIDSHLGSLAVGKRANMIALNGGLHLQQIWIQGQRLPL; the protein is encoded by the coding sequence ATGACGCAGGTTTTGCGTGCCAGACGCCTGCTCACCGAGCAGGGCTGGCTGGACGATCATCAGTTGCGCGTTGAAGAAGGCATCATCACGGCCATCGAGCCGATTGCTCCGGGTATCACCGTGCGCGACGCCGAGCTACTGTGTCCCGCCTATATCGACACCCACGTCCACGGTGGCGCGGGGGGCGATGTGATGGACGATGAACCGGACGCACTGGACAAGCTGGCGATGCACAAAGCGCGTGAAGGGGTTGCCAGTTGGCTCCCCACCACCGTCACCGCGCCGCTGAAGACGATTCACCGAGCGCTGGAGCGCATCGCTCAACGCTGTTATTCCGGCGGGCCTGGCGCCCAGGTGCTCGGAAGTTATCTGGAAGGGCCCTACTTCACGCCGCAGAATAAAGGTGCCCATCCCCCGGAGCTGTTTCGCGAGCTGGACCTCACGGAACTTGATGAGCTGGTCGCCATGTCACGACAGACCCTGCGGGTGGTGGCGCTGGCACCGGAAAAACCGGGCGCCTTGCAGGCGATTCACCATCTCAGGCAACAGGGTATACGGGTGATGCTGGGGCATAGCGCGGCAAGTTGGGCGCAAACCCAGGCCGCCTTTGACGCAGGCGCGAGCGGACTTGTGCACTGCTACAACGGTATGACCGGACTCCATCACCGTGAACCAGGAATGGTTGGCGCAGGACTCACCGATCCACGCGCGTGGCTGGAGCTCATCGCCGACGGGCACCACGTCCATCCGGCCGCCATGAAGCTCTGTTGCTGCTGTGCCAAAGAGAGGCTGGTGCTGATCACCGATGCGATGCAGGCCGCCGGTATGCCCGACGGAAACTACACGCTGTGCGGTGAAAAGGTCGACATGCACGGCGGAATCGTGCGAACCGCATCGGGTAGCCTGGCAGGCAGTACGTTGTCGGTAGATGCGGCAGTGCGCAATATGGTTGAACTGACAGGAATTGCCCCTGAGGAGGCGATCCATATGGCCTCGCTCCATCCAGCGCAACTGCTGGGGATCGACAGCCACTTAGGATCGTTAGCCGTGGGCAAACGTGCCAACATGATCGCTCTCAATGGCGGACTGCATTTACAACAGATCTGGATTCAGGGTCAGCGCCTCCCCCTTTGA
- a CDS encoding galactosamine-6-phosphate isomerase — MQCIQYCDHYDALSDRASERLIQVIQDKPDATICLATGATPELTYRFFVEKIQKNQVDIRNVTFVKLDEWVGIPLHTPGTCESFLQQHIVQPLGLRPEQLIGFQSENIDEKECERVTDLIAHRGGLDLCVLGIGKNGHLGLNEPGTALEPCCHISRLDDQTRHHDMLKTAGRPVTHGITLGLKEILNAKEILLLIAGDGKQAAVEKYLTATVTTAVPASFLWLHDNTTCLLDGSRYSDR; from the coding sequence ATGCAATGCATACAGTACTGCGACCACTACGATGCGCTCAGCGATCGCGCCAGCGAACGATTGATTCAGGTTATACAGGACAAACCTGACGCGACGATTTGCCTGGCGACCGGTGCCACACCTGAACTGACCTATCGTTTCTTTGTCGAGAAAATACAAAAGAATCAAGTTGATATCCGAAACGTGACCTTCGTGAAGCTCGATGAATGGGTGGGGATTCCCTTACACACACCGGGTACCTGTGAATCGTTCCTGCAACAGCACATCGTGCAACCGCTTGGCCTGCGCCCGGAACAGTTGATCGGCTTTCAGTCGGAAAATATCGATGAGAAAGAGTGCGAACGCGTGACGGATTTGATTGCCCATCGGGGTGGCCTTGATTTATGCGTACTGGGTATCGGCAAAAATGGTCATCTGGGGCTGAACGAGCCGGGAACCGCGCTGGAGCCGTGTTGCCATATCAGCAGGCTTGATGACCAAACGCGCCATCATGACATGCTGAAAACGGCCGGTCGTCCGGTGACACACGGTATCACGCTGGGACTGAAGGAGATCCTCAATGCAAAAGAAATTTTGCTGCTGATTGCCGGGGATGGCAAGCAGGCCGCTGTCGAAAAATACCTGACCGCTACCGTGACGACGGCTGTTCCGGCCTCGTTTTTGTGGCTGCATGACAATACGACATGCTTACTGGATGGCTCGCGTTATTCTGATCGGTAG
- a CDS encoding YraN family protein, with protein MAPVPARADRPRQLTSKQTGDAWETTARRWLERKGLHFIAANVRERGGEIDLIMRDGKTTVFIEVRYRRSAAFGGAAASVTHSKQRKVLQAARLWLACHNGSFDTVDCRFDVLAFTGNDVEWLRNAFTDCS; from the coding sequence ATGGCTCCAGTACCAGCAAGGGCAGATCGTCCCCGCCAGTTAACGAGCAAGCAGACTGGTGACGCGTGGGAAACCACCGCGCGTCGCTGGCTTGAGCGCAAGGGACTGCATTTCATCGCCGCCAACGTGCGTGAACGCGGCGGCGAAATTGATCTGATTATGCGTGATGGCAAGACAACCGTCTTTATTGAGGTCCGCTACCGACGCTCTGCGGCATTCGGTGGCGCCGCTGCCAGTGTGACGCACAGCAAGCAACGCAAAGTATTACAGGCCGCCCGTTTGTGGCTCGCGTGCCACAATGGGAGTTTTGATACTGTGGATTGCCGGTTCGATGTGTTAGCCTTCACCGGAAATGACGTTGAGTGGTTGAGAAATGCCTTTACCGACTGCTCATAA
- the agaC gene encoding PTS galactosamine transporter subunit IIC produces the protein MNEITLLQGISLAALVFFLGIDFWLEALFLFRPIIVCTLTGAILGDIHIGLITGGLTELAFAGLTPAGGVQPPNPIMAGLMTTVIAWSTGVDAKTAIGLGLPFSLLMQYVILFFYSAFSLFMSRADNCAKEANTRAFSRLNWLTTLIVACSYAIIAFLCTYLAQGAMQALVKAMPAWLTHGFEVAGGILPAVGFGLLLRVMFKAQYIPYLIAGFLFVCYIQVNNLLPVAVLGAGFAVYEFFNAKAKQQAQPQPAAHKNDDEEDYSNGI, from the coding sequence ATGAATGAAATAACGCTTTTACAAGGGATATCCCTCGCGGCACTAGTCTTCTTTCTGGGAATCGATTTTTGGCTGGAAGCCTTGTTTTTATTCAGACCAATTATTGTCTGTACGCTCACTGGCGCCATTCTTGGCGACATTCATATTGGTTTGATCACCGGCGGTCTGACCGAACTGGCTTTTGCTGGTTTGACGCCCGCCGGCGGCGTACAACCGCCAAACCCCATCATGGCAGGATTGATGACCACGGTGATCGCCTGGTCTACCGGCGTGGATGCCAAAACCGCCATCGGCCTTGGCCTGCCGTTCAGTCTGCTGATGCAATATGTGATTCTGTTCTTCTATTCCGCTTTTTCCCTGTTTATGTCCAGAGCCGACAACTGCGCAAAAGAAGCCAACACCCGCGCATTTTCCCGTCTGAACTGGCTAACGACGCTGATTGTCGCCTGCTCTTACGCGATTATCGCGTTTCTGTGTACCTATCTGGCGCAGGGTGCCATGCAGGCGCTGGTGAAAGCCATGCCCGCCTGGCTTACTCATGGTTTTGAAGTCGCGGGCGGTATTCTGCCTGCCGTTGGTTTTGGTCTGCTGCTGCGCGTGATGTTCAAAGCACAGTACATTCCTTATCTGATCGCCGGCTTCCTTTTTGTCTGCTACATCCAGGTCAACAACCTTCTCCCGGTCGCTGTCCTCGGCGCGGGCTTCGCCGTGTACGAGTTTTTCAATGCCAAAGCTAAACAGCAGGCGCAACCCCAGCCTGCCGCCCATAAAAATGATGATGAAGAGGATTACAGCAATGGGATCTGA
- the kbaY gene encoding tagatose-bisphosphate aldolase subunit KbaY, whose product MSIISTKYLLQDAQAKGYAVPAFNIHNAETIQAILEVCSEMQSPVILAGTPGTFKHIALEELYALCTAYSTTYGMPLALHLDHHESLDDIRHKVNAGVRSAMIDGSHFPFEENVKLVKSVVDFCHARDCSVEAELGRLGGVEDDMSVDAESAFLTDPQEAKRFVELTGVDSLAVAIGTAHGLYTKKPKIDFQRLAEIREVVDIPLVLHGASDVPDDYVRRTIELGVCKVNVATELKIAFADAVKAWFADNPQGNDPRYYMRVGMDAMKEVVRSKINVCGSANKLLVDHELS is encoded by the coding sequence ATGAGTATCATTTCCACGAAGTATCTCTTGCAGGATGCCCAGGCAAAAGGCTACGCCGTTCCGGCCTTCAACATCCATAATGCCGAGACGATCCAGGCGATCCTCGAAGTGTGTAGCGAAATGCAATCACCGGTGATCCTCGCCGGTACGCCTGGCACCTTTAAACATATCGCGCTGGAAGAGCTTTACGCGCTGTGCACCGCCTACTCCACCACCTACGGCATGCCGCTGGCGCTGCATCTCGATCATCATGAATCGCTGGACGACATTCGCCATAAAGTGAACGCCGGAGTGCGCAGCGCCATGATCGACGGTAGCCATTTTCCGTTTGAAGAAAACGTGAAGCTGGTGAAATCGGTGGTGGATTTCTGCCACGCCCGCGATTGCAGCGTCGAAGCGGAGCTGGGGCGACTGGGTGGCGTCGAAGATGACATGAGCGTTGACGCAGAAAGCGCCTTTCTGACCGATCCGCAGGAGGCCAAACGCTTTGTTGAGCTGACCGGCGTCGACAGCCTTGCCGTCGCCATCGGTACCGCGCACGGCCTGTACACCAAAAAGCCGAAAATCGATTTCCAGCGTCTGGCTGAAATTCGTGAAGTGGTAGATATTCCGCTGGTGCTACATGGCGCGAGCGATGTGCCTGACGACTACGTGCGCCGCACGATAGAACTGGGCGTCTGTAAGGTTAACGTCGCCACTGAACTGAAAATTGCCTTTGCCGATGCCGTGAAAGCGTGGTTTGCCGACAACCCACAGGGCAACGATCCGCGCTACTACATGCGCGTCGGTATGGATGCAATGAAAGAAGTCGTGAGAAGTAAAATCAATGTCTGTGGATCGGCCAATAAACTTTTAGTCGACCACGAGTTATCGTAA
- the rsmI gene encoding 16S rRNA (cytidine(1402)-2'-O)-methyltransferase has protein sequence MTQHESAENSRGQLFIVPTPIGNLSDITQRALEVLQAVDLIAAEDTRHTGLLLQHFAINARLFALHDHNEQQKAETLVAKLKEGQNIALVSDAGTPLINDPGYHLVRTCREQGIRVVPLPGPCAAIAALSAAGLPSDRFCYEGFLPAKSKGRRDALKAIETEPRTLIFYESTHRLLDSLEDMVAVWGESRYVVLARELTKTWETIHGAPVGELLAWVKEDENRRKGEMVLIVEGHKAQEDDLPADALRTLALLQAELPLKKAAALTAEIHGVKKNALYKYALEQQGE, from the coding sequence ATGACACAACACGAATCGGCGGAGAATTCTCGCGGCCAACTCTTTATTGTACCTACTCCAATTGGGAATTTGTCTGATATTACCCAGCGTGCGCTCGAAGTGTTACAAGCCGTTGATTTAATTGCCGCGGAAGATACTCGTCATACCGGATTATTATTGCAGCATTTTGCGATTAATGCCCGACTGTTCGCCCTTCACGATCATAACGAACAGCAAAAAGCAGAAACGCTGGTAGCGAAGTTGAAAGAGGGGCAAAACATCGCGCTGGTTTCTGATGCCGGGACGCCGCTGATCAACGATCCGGGTTATCACCTGGTGCGTACCTGTCGTGAGCAAGGCATCCGTGTGGTGCCGTTGCCGGGTCCCTGTGCGGCGATTGCCGCGTTAAGCGCGGCGGGGTTGCCGTCCGACCGCTTCTGCTATGAAGGTTTTTTACCAGCGAAATCAAAGGGACGCCGTGACGCGCTGAAAGCTATTGAAACCGAACCGCGTACGCTGATTTTCTATGAATCCACCCATCGCCTGTTAGACAGTCTGGAAGATATGGTCGCAGTCTGGGGCGAATCCCGTTATGTGGTGCTGGCGCGCGAGCTGACCAAAACCTGGGAGACGATCCACGGCGCACCGGTAGGTGAACTGCTGGCGTGGGTGAAAGAAGATGAGAACCGGCGCAAAGGCGAGATGGTGCTGATTGTGGAGGGGCACAAGGCGCAGGAAGATGACCTGCCCGCCGATGCTTTGCGCACTCTCGCACTCTTACAGGCCGAGCTGCCACTAAAAAAAGCGGCAGCGCTGACGGCAGAAATCCACGGCGTGAAGAAGAACGCGCTGTATAAGTACGCGCTGGAGCAGCAGGGGGAGTAA